One Fusobacterium simiae DNA window includes the following coding sequences:
- the brnQ gene encoding branched-chain amino acid transport system II carrier protein, giving the protein MYKTKDILLTGFALFAMLFGAGNLIFPPMLGYETSSSWIPTMLAFIITGVGFPFLGILSVSVVGNGIKDFANRVSPMFSTIFAILSILAIGPMLAIPRTGATAYEITFLYNGMESPIYKYIYLLCYFGIVIIFSLRANKVIERVGKILTPILLVLLFLIIVKGIFFSNLSIKPDIYPHAFKRGFLEGYQTMDTIASIAYAGIILKAIKNGRNLTQKQEFSFLIKSGLVAIISLSLIYGGFALVGAKMHSVLNTNDKIELLVKTTSYLLGSYGNLVLAVCVAGACLTTAIGLIATVGEFFSSITSFKYEKIVILTVIISFLLSILGVESIIRISVPILVFIYPVMISLIILNLFGKYIKNDYVYKGVVLFTGIVGLIESLASIGIINSYTSSVLEILPFSDYGLTWLFPGLVGYILFSLMFRKVKKIENKL; this is encoded by the coding sequence AGATATATTATTAACAGGTTTTGCACTTTTTGCAATGTTATTTGGAGCAGGAAATTTAATTTTTCCTCCTATGTTAGGTTATGAAACAAGTTCAAGTTGGATACCAACAATGCTTGCATTCATTATAACAGGAGTAGGCTTTCCTTTTTTAGGAATTCTATCAGTTTCTGTTGTAGGAAATGGAATAAAAGATTTTGCCAATAGAGTGTCTCCAATGTTCTCAACAATATTTGCTATTCTTTCAATTTTAGCAATAGGACCAATGCTTGCAATTCCAAGGACAGGAGCTACTGCTTATGAAATAACTTTTTTATATAATGGAATGGAAAGTCCTATATATAAATATATTTATTTGCTTTGTTATTTTGGAATAGTAATTATATTCTCTTTAAGAGCTAATAAAGTAATTGAAAGAGTTGGAAAAATTTTAACTCCTATATTACTTGTACTTCTATTTTTGATAATAGTAAAAGGAATATTTTTTAGTAATTTGAGTATAAAACCTGATATATATCCTCACGCTTTTAAAAGAGGTTTTTTGGAAGGCTATCAAACAATGGATACAATAGCTTCTATTGCTTATGCAGGTATTATTTTAAAAGCTATTAAAAATGGCAGAAATTTAACTCAAAAACAAGAATTCTCTTTTTTAATTAAATCAGGACTTGTGGCTATAATATCATTGTCTTTAATATATGGAGGTTTTGCACTTGTTGGAGCAAAAATGCATTCTGTTTTAAATACCAATGATAAAATTGAATTGTTAGTAAAGACTACCTCTTATCTTTTAGGTAGCTATGGAAATTTAGTATTGGCAGTTTGTGTTGCAGGAGCCTGCCTTACAACTGCAATAGGTTTGATTGCTACTGTTGGAGAATTTTTTAGTTCAATAACTTCTTTTAAATATGAAAAGATAGTTATTTTAACTGTAATTATTAGTTTTTTATTATCAATTTTAGGAGTTGAAAGTATAATTAGAATTTCTGTACCTATTTTAGTTTTTATTTATCCTGTGATGATTTCCTTAATAATTTTGAATCTATTTGGAAAATATATAAAAAATGATTATGTATATAAAGGAGTAGTTTTATTCACAGGTATTGTTGGACTAATAGAAAGTTTAGCATCAATAGGAATAATAAATTCTTATACAAGTTCAGTTTTAGAAATACTTCCATTCTCTGATTATGGATTGACTTGGTTATTTCCAGGTTTAGTTGGATATATACTTTTCTCACTAATGTTTAGAAAAGTTAAAAAAATTGAAAATAAACTATAA
- a CDS encoding WGR domain-containing protein — protein MIQALHFKDEKSDKFWFVETLDCEMMVNYGKTGTTGKYEIKEFETNEDCEKEALKLINSKKKKGYKEFPEFNRENRYYFDDEECGLNPLTSHPVFRKYFSDDIYYDCGDEEAPFGSDEGNDALYELQEAIQKKKKIDFFDFPRVIIEEIWEMCYLAPNPEQTDEELKTQAKLKFDGLSGDQIILQSDQVILATAFGQIKITGKIDKNLLELALKSLNRIDRLNRLIWNWNKEESTYYIETMRKDLLKYKEDLEK, from the coding sequence ATGATACAAGCACTTCATTTTAAAGATGAAAAATCTGATAAATTTTGGTTTGTAGAAACACTTGATTGTGAAATGATGGTTAATTATGGAAAGACTGGTACAACGGGTAAATATGAGATAAAAGAATTTGAAACAAATGAAGATTGTGAAAAAGAGGCTTTGAAATTAATAAATTCAAAAAAGAAAAAAGGATATAAAGAATTTCCAGAATTTAATAGAGAAAATCGTTATTATTTTGATGATGAAGAATGTGGATTAAATCCCTTAACAAGTCATCCAGTTTTTAGAAAATATTTTTCAGATGATATTTACTATGACTGTGGAGATGAAGAGGCTCCTTTTGGTAGTGATGAAGGTAATGATGCATTGTATGAATTACAAGAAGCCATACAAAAGAAAAAGAAAATAGATTTTTTTGATTTTCCAAGAGTAATAATAGAAGAAATTTGGGAAATGTGTTATCTAGCTCCAAACCCAGAACAAACAGATGAAGAATTGAAAACACAAGCAAAATTAAAATTTGATGGGCTATCAGGTGATCAAATAATTTTACAAAGTGACCAAGTAATATTAGCTACTGCTTTTGGACAAATAAAAATTACTGGAAAAATAGATAAAAATTTATTGGAATTAGCTCTAAAATCTTTAAATAGAATTGATAGATTGAATAGACTTATTTGGAATTGGAATAAAGAAGAATCAACTTATTATATTGAAACTATGAGAAAAGATTTGTTAAAATATAAAGAAGATTTAGAAAAATAA